CAGCCGATGGCGAAGAGCGGGAAGCGCAGCGCCACGGCGTTGACGGTCCACTGCCACAGAGAGTGCACCACGCGGGACGCAACAAAGCCCCAGGCACAATACATGTGCATTTCATCAGCGTGGCCGCCCACGACGATCGCAAGCACCACCGCGTAGAAGATGACCGGCACCTCGAAGAGGTGGTTGTAGTTGTCGGCCAGCTGGCGCGGCGTGCCCTGAAGCGTGTTGAGATTGACCGTGTGCTTGGCGTCATCCGGCGTCAGGCCGGCAGCGTTCATCGCGGGAATGCGCACCGCCGTCATGATGATCCAGGTAATGGCCGTCCACGCCGCCATCACATAGAGCGCGCCCAGCATGTCGCCCGCATAGCCGGCAGACGCGACAGCAGCGGATACGGTGTTGGCGAGTTCTTCCATGGTTGTTCCTCTTGTTGTTTGAAAGTGACGCCGGGCCTCACGGAAAAAGCCCCGGCGCCGGGAAAATCAGTGGGGGCGGAACACGGGCGTGTCGCCGTCTATGGTCACCCGGTGCATCTTGCGGTGATGCGGAAAATAATCGGCAATCGCGTAATGCTGCGTGCAGCGATTGTCCCAGAAGGCGACCGAATTCTCGCGCCAGCGGAAGCGGCACTGGAATTCCGGCTGCTTGATATGCTCATGCAGAAAAGTCAGCAGCGCGTCACTTTCCTTCTGCTTCATGTCCTTGATGCGGACGGTGAAGCTCGAATTGACGAAGATGCCGTGCCGGCCCGTCACGGGATGGGTGCGGATCACCGGGTGCTCCGCAGGCGGATGTTTGCGCCGCTCTGCCTCCATCTTGTCGGTGCCCTGGTTGCGGTAGAGCCTACCCGCCTTGCCGAACACATGCTCGTAGTCATGGATGGCCACAAGCTCGCTCAGCAGCCGCTGCATGCGGTCCGACAGGGCCTCATAGGCCGCATACATGCTGGCCCACATGGTGTCGCCGCCAGTGTCGGGCATCACCTTGGCGTGCAGCACCGAGCCGAGCGGCGGCTGCGCCATGAAGGTTACGTCCGTGTGCCAGTTGTTGAGGTC
The sequence above is drawn from the Pyruvatibacter mobilis genome and encodes:
- the tauD gene encoding taurine dioxygenase, which encodes MTGAVSIDRVTPFIGAEVSGVDMSQPLGNETFTILHDALVEHGVLFFRDQDITPAQHKDFASRFGHLQVHPFAPNLGEDHPEIIVIEHGEKRAPDLNNWHTDVTFMAQPPLGSVLHAKVMPDTGGDTMWASMYAAYEALSDRMQRLLSELVAIHDYEHVFGKAGRLYRNQGTDKMEAERRKHPPAEHPVIRTHPVTGRHGIFVNSSFTVRIKDMKQKESDALLTFLHEHIKQPEFQCRFRWRENSVAFWDNRCTQHYAIADYFPHHRKMHRVTIDGDTPVFRPH
- a CDS encoding MAPEG family protein, with translation MEELANTVSAAVASAGYAGDMLGALYVMAAWTAITWIIMTAVRIPAMNAAGLTPDDAKHTVNLNTLQGTPRQLADNYNHLFEVPVIFYAVVLAIVVGGHADEMHMYCAWGFVASRVVHSLWQWTVNAVALRFPLFAIGWVLLMIMIVRELLAYIG